One Flavobacterium sp. 90 DNA segment encodes these proteins:
- a CDS encoding DegT/DnrJ/EryC1/StrS family aminotransferase, whose amino-acid sequence MIPVTKTFLPPQEEYNSFLKRAWDKAWLTNRGELTIELENKLKKHLDVSHLIITNNGTIPIQIALKLFGKGGEIITTPFSYVATSAAIVWENCTPVFVDINSEYLTIDETKIESAITPKTTAILATHVFGNPCHIEAIESIAKKHNLKVIYDAAHSFGVKYNNKSVFNFGDVSTCSFHATKLFHTGEGGAMFCNNDTIYHQLFYSHNFGHNGPLEFHGLGINAKISELQSAMGLAVFPYMNHIIAERKKVVDFYNENLNFKAVKTIKIRENTEWNYSYYPIIFNSEATLLKVQEALLKENILPRRYFYPSLNTIDYVNGAEMPISESIASRIVCLPLYVGLSKETLEKITQIINTLTA is encoded by the coding sequence ATGATTCCCGTAACCAAAACTTTTTTACCTCCACAAGAAGAATACAATTCTTTTCTAAAACGTGCATGGGACAAAGCTTGGCTCACAAATCGTGGCGAACTTACAATAGAATTAGAAAATAAGCTAAAAAAACATCTTGATGTTTCTCACCTTATAATTACTAATAACGGTACAATTCCTATTCAAATTGCCTTAAAGCTATTTGGTAAAGGCGGAGAAATTATCACAACTCCTTTCTCTTATGTGGCTACTTCGGCTGCAATTGTGTGGGAAAATTGCACGCCTGTTTTTGTCGATATTAATTCAGAATATTTAACTATTGATGAAACCAAAATTGAAAGTGCAATAACGCCAAAAACAACGGCGATATTAGCAACTCATGTTTTTGGAAATCCATGTCATATTGAAGCTATTGAAAGTATTGCTAAAAAACACAATCTAAAAGTGATTTATGATGCTGCACATTCTTTTGGCGTTAAATACAACAACAAATCTGTATTTAATTTTGGAGATGTCAGCACCTGTAGTTTTCACGCAACAAAATTATTTCACACCGGAGAAGGTGGTGCAATGTTTTGTAACAATGACACTATTTATCATCAATTATTTTACAGTCATAATTTTGGACACAACGGACCTTTGGAATTTCATGGATTAGGAATTAACGCCAAAATTTCTGAGCTTCAATCTGCGATGGGTCTGGCAGTTTTTCCTTATATGAATCATATTATTGCGGAAAGAAAAAAAGTAGTAGATTTTTACAATGAAAATTTAAACTTTAAAGCCGTAAAAACCATAAAAATAAGAGAAAACACAGAGTGGAATTATAGCTATTATCCAATAATTTTTAATTCAGAAGCTACTTTATTAAAAGTTCAGGAGGCGTTATTAAAAGAAAACATTCTACCAAGACGTTACTTTTATCCTTCCTTAAACACGATCGACTATGTAAATGGAGCTGAAATGCCAATATCAGAATCTATTGCATCACGAATAGTTTGTTTGCCTCTTTATGTAGGTCTTTCGAAAGAAACATTGGAAAAAATAACTCAAATTATAAATACATTAACAGCATAA
- a CDS encoding L-threonylcarbamoyladenylate synthase, with translation MNQDINTEIHNAYEVIKEGGIILYPTDTVWGIGCDATNPEAVAKIYKLKQRAETQSMIVLMNGEKMMYNVFKNIPEVAWQILDLSEKPTTLILDEPRNVAKNIIAADNSLAVRIVKEPFCFKLLERMKKPLVSTSANISGQPTPIAFKDINPEIIKGVDYVVKLNQDRIGGKPSTIIKLTNDSQVKVIRK, from the coding sequence ATGAATCAAGATATAAATACTGAAATCCATAACGCTTACGAAGTCATTAAAGAAGGCGGAATTATTCTTTATCCTACTGATACCGTTTGGGGAATTGGCTGTGACGCCACAAATCCAGAAGCTGTTGCCAAAATATACAAATTAAAACAACGTGCCGAAACTCAAAGCATGATTGTACTAATGAATGGCGAAAAAATGATGTATAATGTGTTCAAAAACATTCCAGAAGTTGCGTGGCAAATTTTAGATTTATCTGAAAAACCAACAACTTTAATTTTAGACGAACCAAGAAATGTGGCTAAAAATATTATTGCCGCAGATAATTCTCTTGCTGTTCGTATTGTAAAAGAACCGTTTTGCTTTAAATTATTAGAGCGAATGAAAAAACCTTTAGTTTCCACTTCGGCTAATATTTCAGGACAGCCTACACCTATTGCTTTCAAAGACATTAATCCCGAAATCATAAAAGGTGTTGATTACGTAGTAAAATTAAATCAGGATAGAATTGGAGGAAAACCTTCGAC